The genome window TTTATTAAGAAGTCCCACTTCGAGCCGGAATATTAGCAGGTGAATTAATAAGACAGGGTAGCCTAGCGCCGATAATGACGGATTCCGGCGGCTGTTCGGACGGCTGTGGGCGTGACGGCGTGAGTGCCGACGGTCCCCCGACGGACGGGCCGCGGGTCGCACAGCTGTCCGTCCCGGAGATGGACTGCCCCTCCTGTGCGGGCAAGGTGGAGTCGAGCGTCCGCGAACTGGCGGGCATTGAGGCCGTGGACCCACAGGTGGCGACGGGCCGGCTCACCGTGGAGTACGACGGGGCCGAGACGGACGCGGACGCGATAGCGGCACGCGTCGAGGCCGCGGGCTACACCGTCGCGGACGACGGCGGCGCGACCCGTCAGTTCAGCGTGCCGGAGATGGACTGTGCCTCGTGTGCCGGCAAAGTAGAGAGCGCGCTCGGGGCGGTCGACGGTATCAGAGCCGTCGAGACGCGCCCGACCACCGGAACGGCCGTCGTCACGTACGACCGAACCGCGGCGACGGAGGGCGACCTCGTGGCGGCCATCGAGAGCGCCGGCTACGAGGTCACGGAGACGGCGGGGGAAGACGAGACGGCCACCGGCGGGACCGACGGGGCCGAGTCGCTCTGGACCAGCCCGCGGGCGCTGAAGACCTGGGTCAGCGGCGTGTTCGTGGCCTTCGGCCTTCTCTTCGAGTTCCTGCTTCGCGGCGCGAACGCGCAGGTCGGGGCCGTGCTCGGGTCGCCCCTACACGTCGCCGACATCCTGTTCCTCGTCGCCGTGGCGACCGGAGGGCAGGAGATACTGCGCAACGGCTACTACTCCCTGCGAAACCGGAACCTGGACATCGACCTGCTGATGTCCATCGCCATCCTGGGCGCGCTGACCGCGAGCCTGGCCTTCGGCGAGGCGCTGTACTTCGAGGCCGCGACGCTGGCGTTCCTGTTCAGCGTCGCGGAACTGCTGGAGCGCTACTCGATGGACCGCGCCCGGAATTCGCTGGCGGAACTGATGGACCTCTCGCCCGACGAGGCGACGGTCCTGCGGGACGGCGAGGAGGCGACGGTCCCCGTCGACGAGGTGCGGGTCGGCGACACCGTGGTCATCAGGCCCGGCGAGAAGATTCCGATGGACGGCGAGGTCGTGGAGGGGACCAGCGCGGTCAACCAGGCCCCCATCACCGGCGAGAGCGTCCCGGTCGACAAGACCGAGGGCGACGAGGTGTACGCCGGGACCATCAACGAGGAGGGGTACCTCGAAGTCCGGGTCACCGCCGCGGCCAGCGACAACACGCTCTCACGCATCGTCCAGATGGTCGAGGACGCCCAGTCGAACAAGACCGAGCGCGAGCAGTTCGTCGAGCGCTTCTCGGCGTACTACACGCCGGTCGTCGTCGCCTTTGCCGTCCTCGTGACGCTGGCGAGCCCCGCGGTGCTCGGCGTGGCGTGGTCGACCGCCGTCGTCCACGGCCTGACACTGCTCGTGCTCGCCTGCCCCTGCGCGTTCGTCATCTCGACGCCGGTCTCGGTCGTCTCGGGCATCACCAGCGCCGCCAAGAACGGCGTCCTCATCAAGGGCGGCAACCACCTCGAAGCGATGGGCGCGGTCGACGTGGTCGCCTTCGACAAGACCGGCACGCTCACGAAGGGCGAACTGACCGTCACCGACGTGGTACCGCTGAACGGCAACAGCGAGGAGGACGTGTTGCGGTGCGCCCGCGGCCTCGAACAGCGGAGCGAGCACCCCATCGGCGAGGCTATCGTCGCGGAG of Haloarcula sp. DT43 contains these proteins:
- a CDS encoding heavy metal translocating P-type ATPase: MTDSGGCSDGCGRDGVSADGPPTDGPRVAQLSVPEMDCPSCAGKVESSVRELAGIEAVDPQVATGRLTVEYDGAETDADAIAARVEAAGYTVADDGGATRQFSVPEMDCASCAGKVESALGAVDGIRAVETRPTTGTAVVTYDRTAATEGDLVAAIESAGYEVTETAGEDETATGGTDGAESLWTSPRALKTWVSGVFVAFGLLFEFLLRGANAQVGAVLGSPLHVADILFLVAVATGGQEILRNGYYSLRNRNLDIDLLMSIAILGALTASLAFGEALYFEAATLAFLFSVAELLERYSMDRARNSLAELMDLSPDEATVLRDGEEATVPVDEVRVGDTVVIRPGEKIPMDGEVVEGTSAVNQAPITGESVPVDKTEGDEVYAGTINEEGYLEVRVTAAASDNTLSRIVQMVEDAQSNKTEREQFVERFSAYYTPVVVAFAVLVTLASPAVLGVAWSTAVVHGLTLLVLACPCAFVISTPVSVVSGITSAAKNGVLIKGGNHLEAMGAVDVVAFDKTGTLTKGELTVTDVVPLNGNSEEDVLRCARGLEQRSEHPIGEAIVAEAGSAGVESVAVDDFESITGKGVRADLDGTPHYAGKPGLFDDLGFDLSHVHATTDGGVVTRTAQHICERNNCLDLLEETVPALQAEGKTVVIVGTEDEIEGVVAVADEVRPEATAAVARLRELGVERTVMLTGDNERTAGAIAREVGVDDYRAELLPDEKVAAIDELVQEYDGDRGERSWPRRGASGGVAMVGDGINDAPALASATVGVAMGAAGTDTALETADVALMSDDLSKLPYLYELANDANGVIRQNVWASLAVKAGLALAVPFSLVPIWLAVLAGDAGMTTAVTGNAMRLSRIRPATDGE